One Pseudomonas sp. MH9.2 DNA segment encodes these proteins:
- a CDS encoding AraC family transcriptional regulator, translating to MSERTTSASWAMGIVKSLELDGLDCRLLFKELGLDYADLDNPDARFPQDSMTRLWQRAVELSGNPAIGLNMAKVVRPASFNVAGYALMSSQTLKEGFMRLVRYQRIIAESADLSFRLLPEGYALILTVHGDHLPPTRQSAEASLASALTFCGWLTGRTLQPREVLIQGDQPKDLEPYKKAFHAPMTFNAPYDALVFERADMEAPLPTANEAMAQLHDRFAGEYLARFSESRVTHQARQVLCRLLPQGEPKRETVAQTLHLSQRTLQRRLQEEGTSFQVLLDVTRRELAEQYLTQPNMTLLEIAYLLGFADPSNFFRAFRRWFDETPGEYRARM from the coding sequence ATGAGCGAAAGAACGACTTCTGCAAGTTGGGCGATGGGTATCGTCAAGTCATTGGAACTGGATGGTCTCGATTGTCGTTTGCTCTTTAAGGAACTGGGGCTTGATTATGCCGATCTGGACAATCCCGATGCGCGCTTCCCTCAGGACTCCATGACACGGCTGTGGCAGCGAGCAGTGGAGCTTTCAGGCAACCCGGCGATTGGTTTGAACATGGCCAAAGTCGTGCGTCCGGCGTCCTTCAACGTTGCCGGCTATGCGTTGATGTCCAGCCAGACCCTCAAGGAGGGCTTTATGCGGTTGGTGCGTTATCAGCGGATTATCGCTGAAAGTGCCGACTTGAGCTTTCGTCTGCTGCCCGAAGGTTACGCACTGATCCTGACCGTGCATGGCGATCATCTGCCACCGACCCGGCAAAGCGCCGAAGCATCACTGGCCTCGGCCTTGACCTTCTGTGGTTGGTTGACCGGCAGGACGTTGCAGCCGCGCGAGGTGTTGATTCAGGGCGATCAGCCCAAGGACCTGGAGCCCTATAAAAAAGCCTTTCATGCGCCGATGACGTTCAACGCGCCCTATGACGCCCTGGTGTTCGAGCGCGCGGATATGGAAGCGCCGCTGCCGACCGCCAATGAAGCCATGGCGCAGTTGCATGATCGTTTTGCCGGGGAATACCTGGCGCGCTTCTCGGAAAGCCGCGTCACCCATCAGGCCCGTCAGGTGCTGTGCCGGTTATTGCCTCAGGGCGAGCCAAAGCGTGAGACGGTCGCGCAAACCCTGCACCTGTCCCAGCGCACGTTGCAGCGTCGCTTGCAGGAAGAGGGCACCAGTTTTCAGGTTTTGCTCGACGTCACCCGCCGTGAGTTGGCCGAGCAATACCTGACGCAGCCGAACATGACCTTGCTGGAAATCGCCTACCTGTTGGGGTTTGCCGACCCCAGCAATTTCTTCCGCGCCTTCCGTCGTTGGTTTGATGAGACTCCGGGGGAATATCGCGCGCGGATGTGA
- a CDS encoding DUF962 domain-containing protein, with the protein MTTTQSFTRFADFYPYYLSEHSNSTCRRLHFIGTTLVIFIAAFAMGSARWQLLWAVPIAGYSFAWIGHFFFEKNRPATFKHPFYSLLGDFVMYRDMVMGKVPF; encoded by the coding sequence GTGACAACCACCCAGTCGTTCACACGTTTCGCTGATTTCTACCCCTACTACTTGTCGGAGCACAGCAACAGCACCTGTCGCCGACTGCACTTCATCGGCACCACGCTGGTGATTTTTATCGCGGCCTTCGCGATGGGCAGCGCCCGCTGGCAGTTGTTATGGGCAGTACCCATTGCGGGTTACAGCTTTGCCTGGATCGGGCATTTCTTTTTCGAAAAGAATCGCCCCGCCACGTTCAAGCATCCGTTTTATAGCCTATTGGGCGACTTCGTCATGTACCGCGATATGGTGATGGGCAAAGTGCCTTTCTAG
- a CDS encoding HD domain-containing protein, producing MNTQARFTHMKEGTQEDWAIIAQDFSAYAKQLPGRILTHLRLLDGDFGGFPVDRLTHSLQTATRACHDGRDEEYIVCALLHDIGDTLGSYNHADIAAAILKPFVSEENLWMVEKHGIFQGYYFFHHLGMDRMLREQFRAHPQYQQTIEFCAKYDAAAFDPAYNTLPLSFFEPMLERVFTHPKRSIYQSAIEQDLSSS from the coding sequence ATGAACACTCAGGCCCGCTTTACCCATATGAAGGAAGGTACTCAGGAGGATTGGGCAATCATTGCCCAGGACTTCAGTGCCTATGCCAAGCAGTTGCCGGGGCGAATTCTGACCCATCTTCGGCTGCTCGACGGTGACTTCGGTGGCTTTCCCGTTGATCGCCTGACCCACTCCCTGCAAACCGCCACACGTGCCTGTCACGACGGTCGCGACGAGGAGTACATCGTCTGCGCCCTGCTCCACGATATCGGCGACACACTGGGGTCCTATAACCACGCGGACATCGCAGCGGCCATTCTCAAGCCTTTCGTCAGCGAGGAAAACCTGTGGATGGTGGAAAAACACGGAATATTCCAGGGCTACTACTTTTTTCATCACCTGGGCATGGACCGCATGCTGCGCGAGCAATTCCGGGCGCATCCGCAGTATCAGCAAACCATCGAATTCTGCGCAAAATACGATGCCGCAGCGTTCGACCCTGCATACAACACGTTGCCATTGAGCTTCTTCGAGCCCATGTTGGAACGGGTTTTTACCCACCCGAAACGCTCGATCTATCAATCGGCCATAGAACAAGATCTTTCATCGTCCTGA
- a CDS encoding UDP-2,3-diacylglucosamine diphosphatase yields the protein MSSAQLAKPSRKQRVRTLWISDVHLGTRDCQAEHLSNFLKQYHADKVYLVGDIIDGWKLRGGMYWPQAHTNVIRRLLTMSKRGTEVIYVTGNHDEFLRRYSTLILGNIRLVDEAEHVTADGRRLLVVHGDQFDVITRYHRWLAFLGDSAYELTLTLNRWLNHWRARYGYGYWSLSAYLKHKVKTAVSFISDFEEAIAHECVKRGFDGVVCGHIHHAEIRNVGEVEYLNCGDWVESCTALIEHLDGSIELFRLADAHLREARVPVRQKRIEEDEGRVSEPVV from the coding sequence ATGAGCAGTGCTCAGCTCGCTAAACCCAGTCGCAAGCAACGGGTGAGAACCTTGTGGATCTCAGATGTACACCTCGGTACACGTGATTGCCAGGCTGAGCATCTGTCGAACTTTCTCAAGCAGTATCACGCTGACAAGGTGTATCTGGTCGGCGACATCATCGATGGCTGGAAGCTGCGCGGCGGCATGTATTGGCCTCAGGCGCACACCAATGTGATTCGCCGTCTATTGACCATGAGCAAGCGCGGCACCGAAGTGATTTATGTCACCGGCAACCACGACGAATTCCTGCGGCGTTACTCGACGCTGATCCTGGGCAATATCCGATTGGTGGACGAGGCCGAGCACGTCACGGCTGATGGTCGTCGTCTGCTGGTGGTGCATGGCGATCAGTTCGACGTGATTACGCGCTACCACCGCTGGTTGGCCTTTCTCGGTGATTCGGCCTATGAATTGACCTTGACCCTTAATCGCTGGCTGAACCACTGGCGTGCGCGTTATGGCTACGGCTATTGGTCGCTGTCGGCGTACCTCAAGCACAAGGTCAAAACGGCGGTCAGTTTCATCAGTGACTTCGAAGAGGCCATCGCTCACGAGTGCGTAAAGCGTGGCTTTGACGGGGTGGTCTGCGGGCACATTCATCACGCTGAAATCCGCAACGTCGGCGAGGTGGAGTACCTCAATTGTGGCGATTGGGTCGAATCCTGCACTGCGCTGATTGAGCATTTAGACGGCTCTATCGAATTGTTCCGGCTGGCCGATGCTCATCTGCGCGAGGCGCGGGTTCCAGTCCGGCAGAAGCGGATCGAGGAAGACGAGGGACGGGTCAGCGAACCGGTTGTTTAA
- a CDS encoding DMT family transporter → MNHRSALGALHIGALMFGLTGVFGKLAAASPSIIVFGRAAFAVIALGFFARFASNTAWQSLRGSDWRRLVLGGLLLAGHWVSFFISVKVAGVAIATLGFASFPAFTVILEGLIFRERIRSNEIILVLLVSIGLVLVTPDFDLASQATLGLLWSVLSGLLFSLLSLTNRASSGRIPAVQAALCQNLVVAACLLPAAAPGLSSVTPLDWLWISLLGVFCTGVAHSLFVASLAVIKARTAAMVFALEPVYGITFAWLLFAEQPTVRMLLGGALIIVAIVVSSRLGSKTIEHKADAASAH, encoded by the coding sequence ATGAATCACCGTTCTGCGCTTGGCGCCCTGCATATTGGCGCCCTGATGTTCGGCCTGACCGGGGTATTCGGCAAACTGGCCGCCGCCTCGCCCTCGATCATCGTGTTCGGCCGCGCAGCTTTTGCAGTGATCGCCCTGGGCTTTTTCGCCCGTTTCGCCAGCAATACCGCCTGGCAATCACTGCGCGGCAGTGATTGGCGTCGACTGGTTCTGGGTGGGTTACTGCTGGCCGGGCATTGGGTGAGCTTTTTCATCTCCGTGAAAGTTGCCGGCGTGGCCATCGCGACACTGGGCTTTGCCAGCTTCCCGGCCTTTACCGTGATCCTCGAAGGGCTGATTTTCCGCGAGCGGATTCGCAGCAATGAAATCATCCTGGTACTACTGGTCAGCATCGGGCTGGTGTTGGTCACCCCGGATTTCGACCTCGCCAGTCAGGCCACTCTCGGCCTGCTGTGGTCCGTATTGTCCGGTTTACTGTTCTCACTGTTGTCTCTGACCAACCGCGCCAGCTCCGGGCGAATTCCGGCCGTACAGGCGGCGCTGTGTCAAAATCTGGTGGTCGCGGCGTGCCTGTTGCCTGCCGCGGCACCGGGGCTGAGCAGCGTCACGCCCCTCGACTGGCTGTGGATAAGTCTGCTTGGGGTTTTCTGTACAGGTGTGGCGCATAGCTTGTTCGTCGCCAGCCTGGCGGTAATAAAAGCGCGCACCGCCGCGATGGTCTTTGCCCTTGAGCCGGTATACGGCATCACCTTCGCCTGGTTGCTGTTCGCCGAGCAGCCCACGGTGCGAATGTTGTTGGGTGGCGCACTGATCATCGTCGCGATCGTGGTCTCGAGCCGGCTGGGATCTAAAACAATCGAGCACAAAGCCGACGCCGCTTCAGCCCACTGA
- a CDS encoding SelT/SelW/SelH family protein — protein sequence MSAVKPEIVITYCTQCQWLLRAAWLAQELLSTFSDDLGKVSLEPATGGAFRITCNGVQIWERKADGGFPEAKVLKQRVRDQIDPQRDLGHNDRPQA from the coding sequence ATGTCTGCCGTCAAACCCGAAATCGTCATCACCTATTGCACCCAATGCCAATGGCTTCTGCGGGCCGCGTGGCTCGCTCAAGAGTTGCTCAGCACGTTTTCCGACGATCTGGGCAAGGTCTCGCTGGAGCCTGCGACCGGTGGGGCGTTTCGAATCACGTGCAATGGTGTGCAGATCTGGGAGCGCAAGGCTGATGGCGGGTTCCCTGAAGCCAAGGTACTCAAGCAGCGAGTGCGTGACCAGATCGACCCGCAGCGCGACCTGGGGCATAACGATCGTCCGCAGGCGTAA
- a CDS encoding FimV/HubP family polar landmark protein, translated as MLKSSQAALTRADRPLRQVVRQWCVAAAATSLFYSALAPALGLGEITLHSALNQPFNADIELVETAGLSADDIVASLASPEAFSRAGIERLFFFNDLHFTPIVHGNHGVVHVESRRAVTEPYLNFLVRLVRPNGDVLHAYTVLLDPPDSAIGAAASRSRRADPSLQSGGESRMPVAPPQAVQGNRYTVASGDNLGTIARRLQGPGSKTSASELARGIEALNPQAFPNGNSTRLNVGQSLLLPDSAVLPRSTVAPSVAAATQTTPPPSAASEAAASANGLQQNAEQLASTVIENQQLTKTVGDLKGQMQALEGQISGKDKQLTELNAALAELKLSTTKTVTPVVPAVAVTPTAVPAPPVTEAPAEESSGNMLLLSGAVLVLLLLLVLAYSVRRKRLINALPVQNIVDTPAPRPTMTAAVPMVEKSSVVVPPTAPVVAVPAPGTQRLAGTATDAMDGASIYIAYGRISEALGILRDALQTQPQRTDLRLRILELLAQQGDADGFAREEQAALEQGLSADKLQEIRAQHPQLFATPSPALVTIPLPSSEPVLPEVVVNEPVASSLSTQPADEFQLNLEDLSMDADWDLVDPFETTPAARSKGQPEQPLTADLDFASNLTELPEVFEMPDEQFLSDFSEPEPILQANSDSLDDAFLEGFMDDSAGFDMLDLTEEPLSKINQAQVLIDDGDLQSARELLLEVINETDDNQQQTARDLLAGIS; from the coding sequence ATGCTGAAGAGTTCTCAGGCCGCGTTAACGCGCGCCGATCGCCCGTTGCGGCAGGTCGTTCGTCAATGGTGTGTGGCTGCGGCCGCAACATCACTGTTTTATTCGGCACTGGCCCCAGCGTTGGGGCTTGGAGAGATCACCCTGCATTCGGCGTTGAATCAGCCGTTCAATGCCGATATCGAATTGGTAGAAACCGCAGGCCTGAGCGCGGATGACATTGTGGCGAGTCTTGCTTCGCCGGAAGCCTTCAGCCGGGCTGGCATCGAACGTCTGTTCTTTTTTAACGATCTGCACTTTACTCCCATCGTCCATGGCAATCATGGCGTGGTGCATGTGGAGTCGAGAAGGGCAGTCACTGAGCCTTACCTTAACTTTCTGGTGCGTCTGGTTCGCCCTAATGGCGACGTGCTGCATGCTTATACGGTGTTGCTCGATCCGCCTGACTCGGCGATAGGTGCAGCCGCGTCGCGCTCCAGGCGGGCCGATCCTTCTTTACAGAGCGGTGGTGAATCACGTATGCCTGTCGCGCCGCCGCAAGCGGTGCAGGGTAATCGCTACACAGTTGCCAGCGGCGATAACCTCGGAACGATTGCCAGGCGTCTGCAAGGGCCGGGCAGCAAAACTTCCGCCAGTGAGCTGGCCCGAGGTATCGAGGCGCTCAATCCCCAGGCGTTTCCCAACGGTAACAGCACTCGGTTGAACGTCGGACAGAGCCTGCTGCTGCCAGACAGTGCGGTCCTGCCGCGTTCGACGGTGGCGCCTTCGGTCGCGGCGGCCACTCAAACTACGCCACCCCCTTCGGCGGCAAGTGAAGCAGCAGCTTCTGCGAATGGGTTGCAGCAAAACGCTGAGCAACTGGCCAGCACCGTTATCGAGAACCAGCAACTGACCAAAACCGTGGGCGACCTGAAAGGGCAGATGCAAGCGCTTGAGGGGCAGATTTCGGGTAAAGACAAGCAACTCACCGAACTGAATGCCGCCCTGGCTGAACTAAAGTTATCCACAACCAAAACGGTCACCCCCGTTGTGCCAGCTGTTGCCGTGACGCCAACGGCGGTGCCCGCCCCGCCAGTAACCGAGGCGCCAGCGGAGGAATCATCCGGCAACATGCTGCTGTTGTCGGGTGCAGTGTTGGTGCTGCTGTTATTGCTGGTACTGGCTTATTCCGTACGGCGCAAACGGTTGATAAACGCCCTGCCGGTGCAGAATATCGTCGACACGCCTGCGCCGAGACCCACGATGACGGCCGCTGTGCCCATGGTTGAAAAGTCTTCTGTGGTCGTTCCACCTACAGCTCCGGTGGTTGCGGTTCCGGCGCCTGGTACCCAACGGTTGGCTGGTACTGCCACCGATGCCATGGACGGTGCGAGCATTTATATCGCTTACGGCCGGATCAGTGAGGCGCTGGGTATTTTGCGTGACGCACTGCAGACACAGCCGCAGCGCACGGATCTGCGCCTGAGAATTCTTGAGTTACTGGCCCAGCAGGGCGACGCCGACGGTTTTGCCCGCGAGGAGCAAGCGGCGCTCGAGCAGGGGCTTAGTGCGGACAAATTGCAGGAAATACGCGCGCAGCATCCCCAGTTGTTCGCGACACCGTCACCCGCGTTGGTGACCATCCCGCTGCCTTCGTCAGAGCCGGTGCTGCCTGAAGTTGTCGTCAATGAACCTGTTGCCTCTTCCTTGAGCACGCAGCCTGCCGATGAATTCCAATTGAACCTGGAAGATCTGTCAATGGACGCCGATTGGGATTTGGTCGACCCCTTCGAAACTACGCCAGCCGCACGCAGCAAAGGCCAGCCGGAACAACCGCTGACGGCGGACCTGGATTTCGCGTCCAACCTCACAGAGTTGCCGGAAGTCTTCGAAATGCCTGATGAGCAGTTCCTCAGCGACTTCTCAGAGCCGGAGCCTATTCTTCAGGCCAACAGCGACAGTCTGGATGATGCGTTTCTTGAAGGCTTCATGGATGATTCGGCGGGCTTCGATATGCTCGACCTGACCGAGGAGCCTCTGAGTAAAATCAACCAGGCTCAAGTGTTGATTGATGACGGTGATCTGCAGAGTGCACGTGAGCTGCTGCTGGAAGTGATCAACGAAACCGACGATAACCAGCAGCAGACTGCTCGGGATTTGTTGGCGGGAATAAGCTGA
- a CDS encoding MarR family transcriptional regulator has translation MPLTDQHRFGMQLAQMSRGWRAELDRRLADLGLSQARWLVLLHLARFEEAPTQRELAQSVGVEGPTLARLLDSLEAQGLVLRQAVVEDRRAKKIVLCATARPLIDKIETIATALRHELFVGIDEDELRICMRVHARILANLEKS, from the coding sequence ATGCCTTTAACTGATCAACACCGCTTCGGCATGCAATTGGCGCAGATGTCACGTGGCTGGCGAGCCGAGTTGGACCGGCGCCTCGCTGACCTGGGCCTGTCGCAGGCGCGCTGGCTGGTGCTGTTGCACCTTGCGCGCTTCGAAGAAGCACCGACGCAACGTGAGTTGGCGCAGAGTGTTGGCGTCGAAGGGCCGACCCTTGCGCGTTTGCTCGACAGTCTGGAAGCTCAGGGGCTGGTTCTGCGTCAGGCGGTGGTTGAAGATCGGCGGGCTAAAAAAATCGTTCTATGTGCAACGGCGCGGCCGCTGATCGACAAAATCGAGACAATCGCCACCGCGCTGCGTCATGAACTTTTCGTCGGCATCGACGAGGACGAGCTGAGAATCTGCATGCGGGTACACGCACGGATCCTGGCGAACCTGGAAAAATCCTGA
- the recQ gene encoding DNA helicase RecQ, with product MLEQAQRVLKDIFGYDSFRGRQGAIIERVANGGDALVLMPTGGGKSLCFQVPGLLREGLAVVVSPLIALMDDQVATLEELGVSAAALNSTLSAEQQRDLANRIRLGEIKMLYLAPERLVQPRMLAFLQNLKIALFAIDEAHCVSQWGHDFRPEYLKLGQLAELFPDVPRIALTATADKRTREEIVERLHLQNAERFLSSFDRPNIFYRIVPKEQPRKQLLAFLSERRSDAGIVYCLSRKKVDEVAAFLCDNGYPALPYHAGLPNETRAFNQKRFLNEEGLIMVATIAFGMGIDKPNVRFVAHMDLPKSLEAYYQETGRSGRDGLPADAWMAYGLQDVLMLKQMLQNSEGDERHKRLEQHKLDAMLSLCEETRCRRQTLLAYFDEDMPNPCGHCDNCVDGVQTWDATEPARQALSAIYRTGQRYGVGHLVDVLLGRDNDKVKSFGHQHLAVFGVGKARTEGEWRSLFRQLVARGLADIDLEGYGGLRLSDTCRPLLRGEVTLELRRDLKPQTTPKSGSGSPASQLVRGEEREQWEALRALRRKLAEEHGVPPYVIFPDSTLLEMLRSKPGSLPEMAQVSGVGARKLERYGEAFLEVLGGTAEAPRVVADVRHELISLARAGMTPAQIAGQLQCTEKNVYTMLAEAIGKQQLSLEQALDLPEDVLSEIQDAFLDGEGELPAVAAVAAQFAGRVPDGVLYCVRAALQSEFEV from the coding sequence ATGCTCGAACAGGCTCAACGCGTACTTAAAGACATCTTTGGTTACGACAGCTTTCGTGGTCGCCAAGGTGCCATTATTGAGCGTGTTGCCAATGGCGGCGATGCCTTGGTGTTGATGCCCACCGGTGGCGGCAAGTCCTTGTGCTTCCAGGTCCCGGGCCTGCTGCGCGAAGGCTTGGCAGTGGTAGTTTCACCGCTGATTGCCTTGATGGACGATCAGGTTGCGACCCTGGAAGAACTGGGTGTGTCGGCGGCCGCGTTGAACTCCACACTGAGCGCAGAGCAACAGCGGGATCTGGCAAACCGAATTCGGTTGGGCGAGATCAAGATGCTCTATCTGGCGCCCGAGCGCCTGGTTCAGCCACGGATGCTGGCCTTCCTGCAGAACCTGAAAATCGCCCTGTTTGCCATCGACGAAGCGCACTGCGTGTCACAGTGGGGGCATGATTTCCGTCCTGAATACTTGAAACTGGGGCAACTTGCCGAGTTGTTCCCCGATGTGCCGCGTATCGCCCTGACCGCCACGGCCGATAAACGCACCCGTGAAGAGATCGTCGAGCGCCTGCATCTACAGAACGCCGAGCGCTTCCTCTCCAGTTTCGACCGCCCCAACATCTTTTATCGCATCGTGCCCAAGGAGCAGCCGCGCAAACAGCTGCTGGCATTCCTTTCCGAGCGGCGCAGCGATGCAGGCATTGTTTATTGTCTGTCCCGCAAAAAGGTCGATGAAGTCGCCGCTTTTCTGTGTGACAACGGCTATCCGGCTTTGCCATACCACGCCGGGCTGCCTAACGAGACACGTGCCTTCAACCAGAAGCGCTTCCTCAATGAGGAAGGCCTGATCATGGTCGCGACCATCGCTTTCGGTATGGGCATCGACAAACCCAACGTGCGGTTCGTCGCCCATATGGACTTGCCCAAGTCGTTGGAGGCGTACTACCAGGAGACGGGGCGCTCCGGCCGTGATGGCCTGCCCGCCGATGCCTGGATGGCCTACGGGCTGCAAGACGTATTGATGCTCAAGCAGATGCTGCAAAACTCCGAAGGCGACGAGCGACACAAGCGCCTTGAGCAACACAAACTCGACGCCATGTTGTCGCTTTGTGAAGAGACCCGCTGCCGTCGACAGACGCTGCTGGCCTACTTCGACGAAGACATGCCTAACCCGTGCGGTCATTGCGACAACTGTGTCGACGGCGTGCAGACCTGGGACGCCACCGAGCCTGCGCGTCAGGCACTGTCGGCGATTTATCGCACCGGCCAGCGTTATGGCGTCGGCCATCTGGTGGATGTGCTGCTGGGTCGCGACAACGATAAAGTGAAGAGCTTTGGCCACCAACATCTGGCGGTTTTCGGCGTCGGCAAGGCGCGTACCGAAGGCGAGTGGCGCTCGCTGTTCCGCCAGTTGGTGGCGCGCGGCCTGGCTGATATCGACTTGGAAGGCTACGGCGGCCTGCGGTTGAGTGATACCTGCCGGCCCCTCTTGCGCGGCGAAGTCACGCTTGAGCTACGTCGTGATTTGAAACCGCAAACGACCCCGAAAAGCGGTTCGGGCAGCCCGGCCAGTCAATTGGTCCGTGGCGAAGAGCGCGAACAGTGGGAGGCCTTGCGCGCCCTGCGGCGCAAATTGGCCGAAGAGCATGGGGTGCCGCCTTATGTCATTTTTCCCGACTCGACCCTGCTCGAGATGTTGCGCAGCAAGCCCGGATCGTTGCCGGAAATGGCCCAGGTCAGTGGCGTCGGTGCGCGCAAGCTGGAGCGTTATGGTGAGGCGTTCCTCGAGGTTCTCGGCGGTACAGCCGAGGCGCCAAGGGTTGTGGCTGACGTGCGTCACGAATTGATCAGCCTGGCCCGCGCCGGGATGACGCCGGCGCAGATCGCCGGTCAGTTGCAGTGCACCGAAAAGAATGTCTACACGATGCTCGCGGAGGCCATCGGCAAGCAGCAATTATCACTGGAGCAAGCGCTGGATTTGCCTGAAGACGTGCTCAGTGAAATTCAGGATGCGTTCCTTGATGGCGAAGGAGAGTTGCCCGCGGTTGCAGCCGTTGCCGCACAATTCGCCGGTCGCGTGCCAGACGGCGTGCTGTATTGCGTGCGCGCGGCGCTGCAGTCCGAGTTCGAGGTCTGA
- a CDS encoding YecA family protein, protein MSFAEQLHRLQAFLDADELHDEALDYVAAHGYLTALSICAETVPEREWIDTLFSEPPHYTSDAQREEIEATLIQLQAHIARQLASDEEFELPCDLDLGDEPDDSDLRGWCIGFMEGVFLRENAWFESAEDEVSEMLLPIMVGSGLFDEQPEFADIAQDANLMDDMIVQIPEALTALYLLLQAPDEKPAILKPRHH, encoded by the coding sequence ATGTCCTTCGCTGAGCAACTACACCGCCTGCAAGCCTTCCTCGATGCCGATGAGCTGCATGACGAAGCGCTGGACTATGTGGCCGCCCACGGCTACCTGACCGCGCTGTCGATCTGTGCCGAAACGGTCCCTGAGCGTGAGTGGATCGATACGCTGTTCTCTGAGCCGCCGCATTACACCAGTGATGCCCAGCGCGAAGAAATCGAAGCCACGCTGATCCAGCTGCAGGCGCACATCGCCCGCCAACTGGCATCCGACGAAGAGTTCGAATTGCCGTGTGATCTGGACCTCGGTGACGAGCCGGATGACTCCGACCTCCGCGGCTGGTGCATCGGCTTCATGGAAGGCGTGTTCCTGCGCGAAAACGCATGGTTCGAAAGCGCCGAAGACGAAGTCAGCGAAATGCTCCTGCCGATCATGGTCGGTTCGGGTCTGTTCGACGAACAACCAGAATTTGCCGACATCGCTCAGGACGCCAATCTGATGGATGACATGATTGTGCAGATCCCGGAAGCACTGACCGCGCTGTACCTGCTCCTGCAGGCGCCAGACGAGAAGCCAGCGATTCTCAAGCCTCGCCACCACTGA
- a CDS encoding thiolase family protein: MREVVIVDSVRTGLAKSFRGKFNQTRPDDMAAHCVNALLTRNGLAPALVEDCIVGAGSNEGAQGYNIGRNVAVLSKLGIQVPGMTLNRYCSSGLQAIAIAANQIASGCSEIIVAGGVESISLTMKSINTDNLINPLLKEQVPGIYFPMGQTAEIVARRYHVSREQQDLYALQSQHRTAAAQAAGLFDDEIVPMAVTYRVEDKNTGAISLVEGIVDRDDCNRPDTTLESLAGLKPVFAEDGSVTAGNSSQLSDGASMTLVMSLEKALELGLEPRAFFRGFTVAGCEPDEMGIGPVFSVPKLLKAKGLQVADIDLWELNEAFASQCLYARDRLGIDNAKYNLSGGSISIGHPFGMTGSRQVGHLVRELQRRNLRYGIVTMCVGGGMGATGLFETFK; this comes from the coding sequence ATGCGTGAAGTGGTGATTGTCGATAGCGTGCGGACGGGATTGGCCAAGTCGTTTCGCGGCAAGTTCAACCAGACCCGTCCCGATGACATGGCAGCCCATTGCGTCAACGCACTGTTGACGCGCAATGGCCTGGCCCCGGCGTTGGTCGAGGACTGCATCGTCGGTGCCGGCTCCAACGAAGGCGCGCAGGGCTACAACATCGGGCGCAATGTGGCGGTGCTGTCCAAGCTGGGTATCCAGGTCCCTGGCATGACCCTCAACCGCTACTGCTCATCGGGCTTGCAGGCCATTGCAATCGCAGCCAACCAGATCGCCTCCGGTTGCAGCGAGATCATTGTTGCCGGTGGTGTCGAATCGATCAGCCTGACGATGAAAAGCATCAACACCGACAACCTGATCAATCCATTGCTTAAGGAACAGGTGCCGGGGATTTACTTTCCCATGGGTCAGACTGCCGAAATCGTCGCGCGCCGCTACCATGTCAGCCGCGAGCAGCAAGATCTCTACGCCTTGCAAAGTCAGCACCGCACCGCAGCCGCCCAAGCTGCTGGGCTGTTCGACGATGAAATCGTGCCGATGGCCGTGACCTACCGCGTCGAGGACAAAAATACCGGTGCGATTAGCCTGGTTGAAGGCATCGTTGATCGTGACGACTGCAATCGTCCGGACACCACGCTGGAAAGCCTGGCGGGCCTGAAGCCGGTGTTCGCAGAAGACGGTTCGGTAACCGCTGGCAACTCGTCGCAGTTGTCCGACGGGGCTTCGATGACGTTGGTGATGAGCCTGGAAAAAGCCCTGGAACTGGGCCTCGAACCGCGTGCGTTTTTCCGTGGTTTCACGGTGGCGGGTTGCGAGCCGGACGAGATGGGGATTGGCCCGGTGTTCTCGGTGCCCAAATTGCTCAAGGCTAAAGGCTTGCAAGTGGCCGACATCGACCTTTGGGAACTCAATGAAGCCTTTGCGTCGCAGTGTCTGTATGCGCGTGATCGTCTGGGAATCGACAACGCCAAATACAACCTCAGCGGCGGTTCGATCTCCATCGGCCACCCGTTCGGCATGACCGGCTCGCGCCAGGTCGGCCATTTGGTCCGTGAACTGCAACGGCGCAATCTGCGCTACGGCATCGTGACCATGTGTGTCGGAGGTGGGATGGGGGCGACTGGGTTGTTTGAAACGTTCAAATAG